From a region of the Candidatus Eremiobacteraceae bacterium genome:
- a CDS encoding energy transducer TonB codes for MDKAPRDIDLQIQAGTGGAQLRARTPHLQYYRDEDAYDDVLVFDRPSQDVTGVAVVDTVSGDVVSPCTSPEVRVEDQVAGLNGWDIPTVNATFSDAGAASPDAAQAKLFSGRSTEAKFTTKPSPNYPLLAQSMDVSGKVVVIVQLGPAGQLESAHIGVSSGFKALDSAAMDAVRKSAFSGSTLDGIPIVSTYKIIYEFRMDDEPMPPEISDLLKTYCPAILDSPFVVASLNSGTATWYEVNLSIAESQFDSIALRMTDSTSHANDLLWTILLRGYFDTMGAGRDISTDYASMDGALFWPGAALTSGTVQTVTEHLKKSATCRPYLANVQNKLDSDSLVAVAQTDRPWLTAPIVETVLPARFATVSWPQYAPAVEPPQPLAIHVSIHVSASGEPLVAVVHDVSDAPAFSAAALNAAMQSTYVVPHTADGAPLTQTFDINYLYVPAK; via the coding sequence TTGGATAAAGCGCCGAGAGACATCGACTTACAGATCCAAGCGGGAACCGGAGGCGCTCAGCTCCGTGCTCGCACACCACACCTGCAATACTATCGAGACGAAGACGCGTACGACGACGTCCTGGTCTTCGACCGGCCATCCCAAGACGTTACGGGCGTTGCCGTTGTCGATACCGTATCGGGCGATGTGGTGAGCCCGTGCACATCACCGGAGGTTCGGGTAGAAGATCAAGTCGCCGGGCTGAACGGATGGGACATTCCGACGGTTAACGCAACTTTTAGTGACGCTGGCGCGGCTTCGCCCGATGCGGCTCAGGCGAAATTGTTCAGCGGCAGATCGACGGAGGCGAAATTCACGACAAAGCCAAGCCCGAACTACCCTCTGCTGGCACAAAGTATGGACGTGAGCGGCAAAGTCGTCGTGATCGTCCAACTTGGTCCGGCGGGGCAGCTGGAATCCGCACACATCGGCGTGTCGTCGGGATTCAAGGCGCTCGATTCTGCTGCGATGGACGCGGTGCGAAAAAGCGCATTTTCCGGAAGCACGTTGGATGGGATTCCGATTGTCTCAACGTATAAGATCATCTATGAATTTCGCATGGACGACGAACCCATGCCGCCGGAAATTTCGGATTTGCTCAAAACGTACTGCCCCGCGATTCTCGACAGCCCGTTCGTCGTCGCGAGCCTGAATTCCGGAACGGCAACTTGGTACGAAGTCAATCTCTCTATAGCAGAATCACAGTTTGATTCCATTGCACTAAGAATGACCGACTCCACCTCACATGCGAACGATCTCCTTTGGACAATCCTCTTGCGCGGATATTTCGACACGATGGGCGCTGGTCGCGACATCAGCACGGACTACGCGTCGATGGACGGCGCGCTGTTCTGGCCCGGCGCTGCACTGACGTCGGGCACCGTCCAAACGGTCACGGAACATTTAAAGAAAAGCGCGACGTGCAGACCTTACCTAGCCAATGTTCAAAACAAGCTCGATAGCGACTCGCTTGTCGCAGTCGCCCAAACCGATCGACCGTGGTTGACTGCGCCGATCGTAGAGACGGTACTGCCCGCGCGTTTTGCGACGGTGAGCTGGCCACAATACGCTCCAGCGGTTGAGCCCCCACAGCCCCTTGCGATTCATGTCAGCATTCATGTGTCCGCGTCGGGCGAGCCTTTGGTCGCAGTAGTCCATGACGTCTCCGACGCGCCCGCGTTTTCCGCAGCGGCTCTCAACGCCGCGATGCAAAGTACCTACGTGGTCCCGCATACCGCGGACGGTGCGCCGCTGACG
- the meaB gene encoding methylmalonyl Co-A mutase-associated GTPase MeaB — translation MQSSGAIADANHDERGLELAKRVIKGDWRALARAITIVENDDPAAGALAKALYPHTGHAHVIGITGPPGAGKSTLVDGLASVIRSQGMTVGIIAVDPSSPYTGGAVLGDRVRMQRHAGDSGVFIRSMASRRHPGGLAPATRDVIRAFDAYGHDVVLVETVGVGQVELEIMKVADTVVVVTVPGLGDGVQTIKAGLVEIADIFVVNMADRPGANQSVADLKIMLTLGGAEERRRRWKPPVLETVATAGTGIVALWEKCVEHRQILLADERMGRTHDRLREEVIEAVQQRIGRIVGEQLTKDGSMEPILAAVLRRDIDPRAAAGKIIDEYLKQA, via the coding sequence ATGCAGTCATCCGGCGCGATTGCCGACGCAAATCACGACGAACGCGGCCTCGAACTTGCAAAACGCGTCATCAAGGGCGATTGGCGCGCGCTTGCGCGCGCCATCACGATCGTCGAGAACGACGACCCCGCTGCCGGCGCGCTTGCCAAAGCACTTTATCCCCACACCGGCCACGCGCACGTCATCGGCATCACAGGTCCCCCGGGCGCGGGAAAAAGCACCTTGGTCGACGGCTTGGCTTCCGTGATCCGCAGTCAAGGGATGACGGTAGGGATTATCGCGGTCGATCCGTCGAGCCCATATACCGGCGGCGCCGTGCTCGGCGATCGCGTGCGTATGCAGCGCCATGCCGGCGATTCCGGCGTCTTCATTAGAAGCATGGCGTCGCGCCGTCATCCAGGTGGACTTGCTCCGGCGACGCGCGACGTCATCCGCGCGTTCGATGCGTACGGCCACGACGTCGTACTCGTCGAGACCGTCGGCGTTGGACAGGTCGAGCTCGAGATCATGAAAGTGGCCGACACGGTTGTGGTCGTCACTGTTCCCGGTCTCGGCGACGGCGTCCAGACGATCAAGGCCGGACTGGTCGAAATCGCCGATATTTTCGTGGTCAACATGGCCGATCGGCCGGGCGCGAATCAGAGCGTCGCGGATCTGAAGATCATGCTCACATTGGGAGGCGCCGAAGAGCGGCGGCGGCGCTGGAAACCGCCGGTGCTGGAAACGGTCGCCACGGCCGGCACCGGAATCGTTGCGCTCTGGGAAAAATGCGTCGAGCACCGCCAGATACTCTTGGCGGACGAACGGATGGGCCGGACGCATGACCGGTTGCGTGAGGAGGTCATCGAAGCCGTCCAGCAGCGAATCGGACGAATCGTGGGAGAACAACTCACTAAGGACGGCTCGATGGAGCCCATCCTTGCGGCGGTGCTTCGCCGCGACATCGATCCTCGCGCCGCCGCCGGCAAGATCATCGACGAGTACCTAAAACAAGCATAG
- a CDS encoding MBL fold metallo-hydrolase — MATITFIGAAGVVTGSKHLIETTEGKRVLLDCGMYQGMRDLEARNWTPPPVDPKTVDAVIVSHGHLDHCGYLPALAQAGFSGPIYTTPATIEVASLVLRDSAHLQQEEALRAAKHPDRRLHTTPLYTSADVDKVASLFEPVNYGETRGDIAGMTFKLNDAGHILGSAIIEVWFDKKKLTFTGDLGRYGRPLLNDPTPIAESDFVLCESTYGDRMHPETDPQADLGDTINAAIKRGGVLVVPSFAVGRTQELLYAIGQLQSTGAIPKLKVFVDSPMAIAADAIMERHPEAMRFNPKARFGPADESLGAQFVKTTVSAQESIALNDIASNAVIISASGMASGGRILHHLRNRLPRRNDTVCFVGFQAPGTLGRTLLGGAPTVRIFGVPVPVAAHVTHIDGFSAHADRGELLRWFGYFTNKPRAYIVHGEPVAAESLSAAVMAKCGINATPARAGEKVEIP; from the coding sequence ATGGCAACCATCACTTTCATCGGCGCTGCCGGCGTCGTCACCGGCAGCAAGCATCTTATTGAGACAACCGAAGGCAAACGCGTCTTGCTCGATTGCGGCATGTATCAAGGCATGCGCGATCTCGAAGCACGGAACTGGACGCCCCCGCCCGTCGATCCGAAAACCGTCGACGCGGTCATCGTATCGCACGGCCACCTCGATCATTGCGGTTATCTTCCCGCCCTCGCCCAAGCGGGTTTCTCCGGGCCGATCTATACGACGCCGGCCACGATCGAAGTGGCCTCTCTCGTCTTGCGAGACTCGGCGCATCTGCAACAAGAAGAAGCATTGCGCGCGGCCAAACACCCCGATCGCAGGCTGCACACGACGCCGCTCTATACCTCAGCGGACGTCGATAAAGTCGCCTCCCTCTTCGAGCCGGTCAATTACGGCGAAACTCGCGGCGACATCGCCGGCATGACGTTCAAATTGAACGATGCAGGCCACATCCTGGGCTCGGCAATCATCGAGGTCTGGTTCGACAAGAAAAAGCTGACGTTCACCGGCGACCTTGGCCGATATGGACGACCGCTGCTCAACGACCCGACACCTATCGCGGAGAGCGATTTCGTCCTATGCGAGTCGACCTACGGTGACCGCATGCATCCGGAGACCGATCCGCAGGCGGATCTTGGCGACACGATCAACGCAGCGATCAAGCGTGGAGGCGTCCTGGTCGTGCCGTCGTTCGCGGTTGGCCGGACGCAAGAATTACTTTACGCGATCGGCCAGCTCCAATCAACGGGCGCGATTCCTAAACTGAAGGTCTTCGTGGATAGCCCGATGGCGATCGCTGCAGACGCGATAATGGAGCGTCACCCCGAAGCCATGCGATTCAATCCCAAGGCGCGTTTTGGTCCAGCGGACGAGAGCCTCGGCGCGCAGTTCGTCAAGACGACGGTCTCGGCACAAGAATCGATCGCGCTCAACGATATCGCTTCGAACGCGGTGATCATCTCCGCGAGCGGCATGGCGAGCGGCGGACGGATCCTCCATCATTTGCGAAACCGGTTGCCGCGCCGCAACGATACCGTGTGCTTTGTCGGATTTCAAGCGCCGGGCACGCTCGGTCGAACGCTTCTCGGCGGCGCGCCGACCGTCCGCATCTTCGGCGTGCCGGTTCCCGTCGCCGCGCACGTAACGCATATCGATGGGTTTTCAGCCCACGCGGACCGCGGCGAACTACTGCGCTGGTTTGGTTACTTCACCAACAAACCGCGCGCGTACATCGTTCACGGTGAGCCGGTGGCGGCGGAGTCTCTTTCGGCGGCGGTCATGGCGAAATGCGGCATCAACGCGACGCCGGCGCGAGCCGGCGAGAAAGTCGAGATACCGTAG
- the typA gene encoding translational GTPase TypA codes for MRTRPDIRNIAIVAHVDHGKTTLVDGMLRQTGVFRDPTAQGERIMDVNPIERERGITILAKNTGILWGETKINIVDTPGHADFGGEVERVLQMVNGVLLLVDAAEGPLPQTRFVLRKALEQDLPVVTVINKIDRKDARPKEVLDEVLALFIDIGCADHQLDFPVIYANARAGTATSDLDVPGVDLRPLMEQILIHVPEPPGDDEGPFQMLVSNIDHNEYVGRIAIGRIFRGVVHPGDSVARIRRDGTTTHRVTKILEFYGLQRRELAEARAGDIVAISGVEGVNIADTLADGANPEAVDAVLVDEPTVSVDFLVNTSPFAGRDGKYLTSRHIKDRLERELESNVALRLAPIISPDTFSVSGRGELHLSVLIETMRREGYELGVSKPQVVLIERDGKKLEPVEYVVVDVAEDHAGAVIEALGRRRAQMLNMITMGSQRRLEYTMPTRLLFGLRGELLTLTRGTAVINHTYYDHQPLGGEIPRRSVGALISAETGTVTAYALDNLLARGTFFIHPQTEVYEGMIVGRGKTDDDIVVNVCKMKKLTNMRASGSDDAPNLPPPDEMSLERALEFIEDDELLEVTPKSLRLRKRFLHEEGRKKARMAGRQRAAAGKA; via the coding sequence ATGCGCACACGTCCGGACATTCGCAACATCGCCATCGTCGCTCACGTCGATCACGGCAAGACCACGCTGGTCGACGGCATGCTCCGCCAGACCGGTGTCTTTCGCGACCCTACCGCTCAAGGCGAGCGCATCATGGACGTGAATCCGATCGAGCGCGAACGCGGCATCACCATTCTTGCCAAGAACACGGGCATACTCTGGGGCGAGACCAAGATCAACATCGTCGACACGCCCGGCCACGCCGACTTCGGCGGCGAGGTCGAGCGCGTGCTGCAAATGGTCAACGGCGTGCTTTTGCTCGTCGATGCTGCCGAAGGTCCGTTGCCGCAAACTCGTTTCGTGTTGCGCAAGGCCCTCGAACAAGATCTGCCGGTGGTCACGGTCATCAACAAGATCGACCGCAAAGATGCGCGTCCGAAGGAAGTGCTCGACGAAGTCCTCGCGCTTTTCATCGACATCGGCTGCGCGGATCACCAGCTCGATTTTCCGGTCATCTATGCAAATGCCCGCGCCGGAACCGCCACAAGTGACCTCGACGTTCCAGGCGTCGATCTCCGCCCGCTCATGGAGCAGATCCTCATTCACGTCCCCGAGCCGCCCGGTGACGATGAAGGCCCCTTTCAGATGCTCGTCTCGAACATCGATCACAACGAGTATGTAGGCCGCATCGCGATCGGGCGCATCTTCAGGGGCGTCGTGCATCCGGGGGATTCCGTCGCCCGGATCCGTCGCGATGGAACCACGACGCACCGCGTGACCAAGATCTTGGAGTTCTACGGCCTACAGCGGCGTGAACTCGCGGAAGCTCGCGCGGGCGACATCGTGGCGATCTCGGGCGTCGAGGGCGTGAACATCGCCGATACGCTTGCCGATGGAGCCAATCCTGAAGCTGTGGATGCGGTTCTCGTCGACGAGCCCACTGTCTCTGTTGATTTTCTCGTGAACACGAGTCCTTTCGCCGGGCGCGACGGCAAGTATCTCACGAGCCGTCACATCAAAGACCGGCTCGAGCGCGAGCTCGAGAGCAATGTCGCGTTGCGCCTCGCGCCCATTATCTCGCCGGACACGTTCAGCGTTTCCGGACGGGGCGAACTTCACTTGTCCGTGTTGATCGAGACCATGCGCCGCGAAGGCTACGAACTGGGCGTCTCCAAACCGCAAGTCGTGTTGATCGAGCGGGATGGGAAAAAGCTAGAACCAGTGGAGTACGTCGTGGTCGACGTGGCCGAAGATCATGCCGGCGCGGTCATCGAGGCCTTGGGGCGAAGGCGCGCGCAAATGCTGAACATGATCACGATGGGCTCGCAGCGCCGGCTTGAGTACACCATGCCCACGCGTTTGCTCTTCGGACTACGCGGCGAACTGCTCACATTGACGCGCGGCACCGCGGTCATCAACCACACGTACTACGATCATCAGCCCTTGGGAGGCGAGATCCCGCGCCGCAGTGTCGGCGCACTCATCAGCGCAGAAACCGGTACGGTCACAGCGTATGCGCTGGACAATTTGCTGGCGCGTGGGACGTTCTTCATCCACCCGCAGACGGAAGTCTATGAAGGCATGATCGTCGGACGCGGCAAGACCGACGACGACATCGTCGTGAACGTCTGCAAGATGAAAAAGCTGACCAACATGCGGGCATCAGGCTCCGACGACGCTCCGAATCTGCCGCCGCCCGACGAGATGTCGCTGGAGCGTGCGCTCGAATTCATCGAGGACGACGAGCTGCTTGAGGTCACGCCCAAGTCACTTCGACTACGCAAACGCTTTCTCCACGAAGAGGGGCGCAAGAAAGCACGCATGGCTGGGCGTCAACGCGCGGCGGCGGGCAAAGCCTGA
- a CDS encoding VOC family protein — protein MPRPTHFEIPSDNPQKAADFYTKIFGWKITKWDGPTEYWLVSTGDASEPGIDGGLLKRRDPVQPCVNTITVPDLEKTMGTILSSGGTMCVPKMAIPGVGWLAYFKDLDENIFGVMQPDGAAK, from the coding sequence ATGCCGCGTCCGACGCATTTCGAAATTCCATCCGACAATCCGCAGAAGGCAGCCGATTTCTACACCAAAATCTTTGGTTGGAAGATCACCAAGTGGGATGGCCCGACGGAGTATTGGCTGGTCTCCACAGGCGACGCATCGGAGCCCGGCATCGATGGCGGTCTCTTGAAACGCCGAGATCCCGTGCAGCCTTGTGTCAATACGATCACGGTGCCCGACCTGGAAAAAACAATGGGGACTATTTTGTCCTCGGGCGGCACGATGTGCGTGCCGAAGATGGCGATACCCGGAGTTGGCTGGCTCGCCTACTTCAAGGATCTCGACGAAAACATTTTTGGTGTGATGCAGCCCGACGGAGCGGCGAAGTAA
- a CDS encoding glutamate-cysteine ligase family protein, which produces MRDIVADSGGSFLARPLRAPKVDEAVEFLRAGAKPRPAWSSGLELELIGFDRSSLRRISPEQVRSILEKLCPDPAQWELEGADIVAVTLPSGRITLEPGGQIEFSGSAQGTLHRIEADLRGYLVQLVGVGQSLGIDFLAVGFDPLRRLDEQRWIQKLRYDVMRPYLRERGARAWDMMTRTASIQTSIDYCDDEDLGKKFVLGNRLGPIVAAMFANSPFANGVATGRKSERYAAWLETDADRSGVHSSAVMPEFSLAAFVERVFATPLIFVNRGGSVEVGAGRTLRQVEDATISDFADALSTIFTEARIRPGYVEMRSADSSSSADALAVIALWKGLTWDAATLDAALELAPSLNAQEFVELQGDIATRALAARAVSIDVLSVARAAGALAAQGLSRVAPDEARYLEPLLSRLHDGVAPADIILRDSGGDVGRAMAAWRVV; this is translated from the coding sequence ATGCGCGATATAGTTGCCGATTCCGGCGGGTCCTTCCTCGCCCGTCCGCTGCGTGCGCCCAAAGTGGATGAGGCGGTCGAGTTTTTGCGCGCCGGCGCTAAGCCTCGCCCTGCTTGGTCGTCTGGCCTCGAACTCGAACTCATCGGTTTTGACCGTTCCAGCCTGCGGCGCATATCGCCCGAGCAGGTGCGCAGCATCCTCGAAAAATTGTGTCCTGATCCTGCGCAATGGGAATTGGAAGGCGCAGACATCGTCGCCGTCACGCTTCCCTCCGGTCGCATAACGCTCGAGCCCGGCGGTCAGATTGAATTTTCAGGATCGGCCCAAGGGACGCTTCACCGCATCGAGGCCGACCTGCGCGGTTATCTCGTCCAACTCGTCGGCGTGGGCCAATCGCTCGGCATAGATTTTTTGGCTGTGGGATTCGATCCGCTCCGGCGTCTCGATGAACAGCGCTGGATTCAAAAGCTGCGCTACGACGTCATGCGGCCCTACCTCCGCGAACGCGGGGCGCGTGCATGGGATATGATGACGCGGACGGCGTCAATTCAGACGAGCATCGACTACTGCGATGATGAAGATCTCGGCAAGAAGTTCGTCCTCGGCAACCGGCTAGGACCGATCGTCGCGGCGATGTTCGCAAATTCTCCCTTCGCCAACGGCGTTGCAACTGGCCGAAAGTCGGAGCGCTACGCCGCGTGGTTGGAAACTGACGCGGACAGAAGCGGCGTGCATTCAAGCGCGGTGATGCCTGAGTTTTCGTTGGCCGCATTCGTCGAGCGGGTCTTCGCGACGCCATTGATCTTTGTCAATCGCGGAGGAAGCGTCGAAGTTGGAGCCGGCAGAACGTTGCGCCAAGTCGAAGACGCGACCATTTCCGATTTTGCCGACGCATTGAGCACGATCTTCACCGAAGCTCGCATCCGGCCGGGTTATGTGGAAATGCGCAGCGCCGATAGCTCCTCGAGCGCCGATGCGCTCGCAGTCATAGCTTTGTGGAAAGGGCTCACGTGGGATGCGGCCACGCTCGACGCGGCGCTTGAGCTCGCGCCATCGCTCAATGCACAGGAGTTCGTTGAATTGCAGGGCGACATCGCGACACGAGCGTTGGCTGCCCGCGCGGTTAGCATCGACGTGCTCTCCGTTGCCCGCGCTGCGGGGGCGCTGGCCGCACAAGGATTGTCGCGCGTCGCGCCAGACGAGGCGCGGTACCTCGAGCCGCTTCTCTCGCGTCTGCACGACGGCGTCGCTCCTGCCGATATCATCTTGCGCGACAGCGGCGGCGACGTCGGGCGTGCGATGGCGGCGTGGCGGGTGGTGTGA
- a CDS encoding SUMF1/EgtB/PvdO family nonheme iron enzyme, whose translation MIASLTVTQRQDALAKTRARTFQLFDLATSEAVLHGAPLPGFRPVLWHLAHIGAFEGYWVLQRALGSPSINPRYDVLFDPIKTPREQADVLPSRAEMQSYLDQTRADVLRALEETDGARSDNVLLKDGYVFDLVLEHERQHQETLAALINAMPHQLKNSGPPAVQGKRRMPAGEITIPAVRFRIGGNGTSFEYDNELPPFDIDIAAFRIDRDLTTNAEYAEFIDRGGYSRREWWSDDGWAWKEQEQIANPLGWSGPPWRERRFFDEGPLREDAPVTGVSWFEADAFARSLGKRLPTEFEWEAASAWDDAAKRRRTFPWGDAAFTPELANAAAIVWSTTPVGSYPLGDAQSGLHDAAGNLWEWTSSAFEGYPGFRADPYPEYSELWFDGDHRVARGGSWFTAPALLRASFRNFYRRNFRLGFLGIRCARDGV comes from the coding sequence ATGATTGCTTCGCTGACCGTGACGCAGCGCCAAGACGCGCTCGCAAAGACCAGGGCGCGGACGTTCCAACTCTTCGACCTTGCCACCTCCGAGGCCGTGCTCCATGGCGCGCCGTTGCCCGGATTCCGGCCGGTGCTTTGGCATCTCGCGCATATCGGCGCGTTCGAGGGATATTGGGTTCTCCAACGAGCGCTCGGTAGCCCGAGCATCAATCCGCGTTACGACGTGCTGTTCGATCCCATCAAGACGCCGCGCGAACAGGCCGACGTGCTGCCAAGCCGCGCGGAAATGCAATCCTATCTCGATCAAACGCGCGCAGACGTTTTACGAGCGCTCGAAGAGACCGATGGGGCGCGCTCGGACAACGTGCTGTTGAAAGATGGCTATGTCTTCGATCTCGTGCTGGAGCACGAACGTCAGCATCAAGAGACTCTCGCCGCGCTGATCAACGCGATGCCGCACCAGCTCAAGAATTCAGGGCCGCCCGCAGTTCAAGGAAAGCGGCGGATGCCAGCCGGAGAAATAACCATTCCCGCAGTCCGCTTTCGCATCGGCGGCAACGGCACGTCGTTCGAATACGACAACGAGCTTCCACCGTTCGACATCGATATCGCCGCTTTTCGCATCGATCGCGATCTCACGACGAATGCGGAATATGCAGAGTTCATCGATCGCGGTGGTTACTCGCGGCGCGAATGGTGGAGCGACGACGGATGGGCTTGGAAAGAGCAAGAACAAATCGCAAATCCGCTCGGCTGGTCCGGCCCGCCGTGGCGCGAGCGCAGGTTTTTCGATGAGGGCCCATTGCGCGAAGACGCGCCGGTTACCGGCGTCTCGTGGTTCGAGGCCGACGCGTTTGCGCGGTCGCTCGGCAAACGCTTACCTACCGAATTCGAATGGGAAGCTGCGTCCGCGTGGGACGACGCGGCTAAACGCCGGCGCACGTTCCCGTGGGGCGACGCTGCGTTCACGCCCGAGCTTGCCAATGCCGCCGCCATCGTTTGGTCCACCACGCCGGTCGGTTCGTATCCCCTTGGCGATGCGCAATCCGGCTTGCACGACGCCGCGGGCAATCTTTGGGAATGGACATCGTCTGCGTTCGAGGGCTATCCCGGCTTCCGCGCCGACCCGTACCCGGAATACTCAGAGCTGTGGTTCGACGGCGATCACCGCGTCGCACGCGGCGGGTCGTGGTTCACCGCGCCGGCGCTTTTGCGCGCATCGTTCCGCAATTTCTACAGGCGCAATTTCCGCCTTGGTTTCCTCGGAATCCGCTGCGCGCGCGACGGCGTCTGA
- a CDS encoding VOC family protein — protein sequence MPVHPIHHLTIGTDALKVAKKFYGALLPALGFDLVFDKDESFGYQREGFEIIIVRGKKTADDLYDGEKRVGFDHLALNADSRTKVDECQKLLDELGAEIDDEPSVVTDYGEDYYAMWVRDPSGLRIEVVYQGV from the coding sequence ATGCCGGTACACCCGATCCACCATTTGACCATCGGCACCGACGCCCTGAAGGTCGCCAAAAAATTCTACGGCGCGCTTCTGCCCGCGCTCGGCTTCGATCTGGTCTTCGATAAAGACGAATCTTTCGGCTATCAGCGCGAAGGCTTTGAGATCATCATCGTCAGGGGCAAGAAGACGGCCGATGACCTTTACGACGGCGAAAAACGCGTTGGCTTCGATCACCTCGCGCTGAACGCGGATTCACGGACGAAAGTAGATGAGTGCCAGAAGCTCCTGGACGAGTTGGGCGCCGAAATCGACGACGAACCTTCGGTCGTGACCGACTACGGCGAAGATTACTATGCGATGTGGGTGCGCGACCCCAGCGGACTCCGCATCGAAGTGGTGTATCAGGGCGTCTGA
- a CDS encoding YbjQ family protein codes for MDHRLVTTGFDIPGYKIQRTLGVVRGITVRSRSIFGNIGAGIQSLFGGNITLYTELCEAARSEAYSLMIQHAEVIGANALIGVRYDAAEVAGGISTEVLCYGTGVVLEPA; via the coding sequence GTGGACCATAGGCTAGTTACCACCGGATTTGATATACCGGGTTATAAGATTCAGCGCACACTTGGCGTAGTTCGCGGCATCACCGTTCGCTCGCGGAGCATCTTCGGCAACATCGGTGCGGGGATTCAATCGCTCTTCGGCGGCAACATCACCCTCTACACCGAGCTCTGTGAAGCGGCGCGCTCCGAGGCGTACTCGCTGATGATCCAACACGCCGAGGTGATAGGTGCGAACGCGCTGATCGGCGTGCGCTACGACGCCGCCGAAGTCGCCGGCGGTATCTCGACGGAAGTGCTTTGTTACGGCACTGGCGTGGTGCTCGAACCGGCGTAG
- a CDS encoding SUF system NifU family Fe-S cluster assembly protein produces MNDFGAMDELYRDFILDHYRNPRNAGTLTDPDATFEDNNPLCGDKIRMDLRVEDGKVTEVKFAGRGCAISMASASLLTEQIKGMPLTEIAKIGKDEVLANVGISISAARLKCALLGIKVLKQALAMKYEPSPEEEAFPDGRPS; encoded by the coding sequence ATGAACGACTTCGGCGCCATGGACGAACTCTATCGCGACTTCATCTTGGATCACTATCGCAATCCGCGCAATGCGGGGACGTTGACGGATCCCGACGCGACCTTCGAGGACAACAACCCGCTGTGCGGCGACAAGATCCGGATGGATCTGCGCGTCGAAGATGGGAAAGTGACCGAGGTCAAGTTCGCCGGCCGCGGCTGCGCGATCTCAATGGCGTCGGCTTCCCTGCTCACAGAGCAGATCAAGGGGATGCCCTTGACCGAAATCGCGAAGATCGGCAAGGATGAAGTGCTGGCCAACGTCGGCATCAGCATATCGGCTGCGCGGTTGAAATGCGCGCTCTTGGGCATCAAAGTGCTTAAGCAGGCCTTGGCCATGAAATACGAACCGTCGCCGGAAGAAGAAGCGTTCCCCGACGGCCGCCCTTCGTAG